The following are from one region of the Mesorhizobium sp. B2-8-5 genome:
- a CDS encoding cystathionine gamma-lyase, whose amino-acid sequence MSDTAKSRAATLAHLRSADFAKGDPIPLPLTMASIFHAPGDATGFDQYGRFSNPTWHAVEHALGHLEDAQCVAFPSGMAAISAAFFALVKSGDRILLPSDGYHTTRALAERFLKALGVAYDVRPTASMLDGGFAGYRAVFVESPSNPRLDICDITAVAKAVHAQGGTLIVDNTTMTPFGQRPLDLGADIVVSADTKAINGHSDVLFGHVASRDPDIVARVKDWRETAGGIPGPFEAWLVHRGLETLEVRFDRMCSSAETIARRLKDHRAVSGLRFPGLECDASHNLARAQMERFGFLISFELVSEEQAEAFIDGCRLIEAATSFGGVHTSAERRSKRGDAVPPGFVRLAIGCEPVEELWQAIEASLDKIAS is encoded by the coding sequence ATGTCCGACACTGCGAAGTCACGCGCCGCGACACTTGCCCATCTGCGCAGCGCCGATTTCGCCAAGGGCGATCCCATCCCCTTGCCGCTGACCATGGCCTCGATCTTCCACGCGCCGGGCGACGCGACCGGCTTCGATCAATACGGCCGCTTCAGCAACCCGACCTGGCATGCGGTCGAGCATGCGCTTGGCCATCTGGAAGATGCGCAATGCGTTGCCTTCCCGTCGGGAATGGCCGCGATTTCCGCGGCTTTCTTCGCGCTCGTCAAATCGGGCGACCGCATCCTCTTGCCGTCGGACGGCTATCACACGACGCGCGCGCTGGCCGAGCGTTTCCTGAAAGCGCTCGGCGTCGCCTATGACGTGAGGCCCACGGCAAGCATGCTCGATGGCGGCTTCGCCGGCTACCGGGCGGTCTTCGTCGAAAGTCCGTCGAACCCGCGACTGGACATTTGCGACATCACCGCGGTCGCCAAGGCCGTGCATGCGCAAGGAGGCACCTTGATCGTCGACAACACCACGATGACGCCCTTCGGCCAGCGCCCGCTTGATCTTGGCGCCGACATCGTGGTCTCTGCCGACACCAAGGCGATCAATGGCCATTCCGACGTGCTCTTCGGCCATGTCGCCAGCCGCGATCCGGACATTGTCGCCAGGGTGAAGGATTGGCGCGAGACGGCCGGCGGCATCCCCGGTCCGTTCGAGGCCTGGCTCGTGCATCGCGGCCTCGAAACGCTGGAAGTGCGTTTCGACCGCATGTGCTCGTCGGCCGAAACGATCGCGCGCCGCCTGAAGGACCATCGCGCCGTCAGCGGCTTGCGCTTTCCGGGACTCGAATGCGATGCCTCGCACAATCTGGCGCGCGCCCAGATGGAGCGCTTCGGCTTCCTGATTTCCTTTGAACTCGTCTCCGAAGAACAGGCCGAGGCGTTCATCGACGGCTGTCGGCTTATCGAAGCGGCAACGTCCTTCGGCGGCGTGCACACATCGGCGGAGCGGCGCTCGAAACGCGGTGACGCCGTGCCGCCCGGCTTCGTTCGCCTGGCGATCGGCTGCGAGCCGGTCGAGGAACTGTGGCAGGCGATTGAGGCGTCGCTGGACAAGATTGCAAGCTGA
- the rsmH gene encoding 16S rRNA (cytosine(1402)-N(4))-methyltransferase RsmH — translation MMAGHGDDPHAVGGLARHIPVLLAEVLDALAPKAGETIVDGTFGAGGYTSAILDRGASVVAIDRDPDAIAAGRALEERAGGRLRLVQAPFSTLDEHVESADGVVLDIGVSSMQLDQAERGFSFRADGPLDMRMAQAGLSAADVVNTFKAGDLARIFGFLGEERHAGRIARMIESRREKRPFERTLDLADAIETHIGRGPKDKIHPATRVFQALRIFVNDELGELARALLAAERALKPGGRLAVVTFHSLEDRIVKRFIADRSEAASGSRHMPDAPVRIATFRKAGGGVTPGEAETEANPRARSARLRAAIRTDAPARAGDFSIFGLPKLPAVERPGER, via the coding sequence ATGATGGCTGGCCACGGCGATGACCCTCACGCCGTTGGCGGACTGGCCCGTCACATTCCGGTCCTCCTTGCCGAGGTGCTCGACGCGCTCGCACCGAAGGCCGGCGAGACGATCGTCGACGGGACATTCGGCGCCGGCGGCTACACCAGCGCCATCCTCGATCGCGGCGCTTCCGTCGTTGCCATCGACCGCGACCCGGACGCAATCGCGGCGGGCAGGGCGCTCGAAGAACGGGCAGGCGGCCGACTGAGGCTTGTCCAGGCGCCGTTCTCGACGCTGGACGAGCATGTCGAGAGCGCCGATGGCGTGGTGCTCGACATCGGCGTTTCCTCCATGCAGCTCGACCAAGCCGAGCGCGGCTTTTCGTTTCGCGCCGACGGGCCGCTCGACATGCGCATGGCGCAGGCGGGGCTCTCCGCCGCCGATGTCGTCAACACCTTCAAGGCGGGCGACCTCGCGCGTATCTTCGGCTTTCTCGGCGAGGAGCGCCATGCCGGCCGCATCGCGCGCATGATCGAAAGCCGGCGCGAGAAGAGGCCTTTCGAGCGCACGCTCGATCTTGCCGACGCCATCGAAACGCATATCGGAAGAGGGCCGAAGGACAAGATCCATCCGGCCACGCGTGTCTTCCAGGCGCTGCGCATCTTCGTCAATGACGAGCTTGGCGAGTTGGCAAGAGCGCTGCTGGCCGCCGAGCGGGCGCTGAAACCCGGCGGACGGCTCGCCGTGGTGACGTTCCATTCGCTGGAAGACCGCATCGTCAAGCGCTTCATCGCCGACCGTTCCGAAGCAGCCAGCGGCTCGCGGCATATGCCCGACGCGCCCGTGCGCATTGCCACCTTCCGCAAGGCCGGCGGCGGCGTGACGCCGGGAGAGGCCGAGACGGAGGCCAATCCGCGCGCGCGCTCGGCCAGGCTGCGCGCGGCGATACGCACCGATGCCCCGGCGCGCGCCGGCGACTTTTCGATTTTCGGCCTTCCAAAGCTTCCCGCCGTCGAGCGGCCGGGAGAGAGGTGA
- a CDS encoding type II toxin-antitoxin system ParD family antitoxin yields MGQVDKRSITLSPELAAAVDDVVAAGEYASASEVIRDALRQWKERRDLLGYSVEELRKLVQEGIDSGPALDGPSVIERARAKYRKMAEAKGFEE; encoded by the coding sequence ATGGGCCAGGTCGACAAACGCAGCATCACACTTTCGCCGGAGCTGGCAGCCGCGGTTGACGATGTGGTCGCGGCTGGCGAATACGCCTCGGCCAGCGAAGTGATCCGCGATGCGCTCAGGCAATGGAAGGAGCGGCGCGATCTGCTCGGCTACAGCGTCGAAGAGCTGCGGAAACTGGTGCAGGAGGGGATCGACAGCGGGCCGGCCCTCGACGGTCCGTCGGTCATCGAACGAGCGCGTGCCAAATATCGCAAGATGGCTGAAGCGAAAGGCTTCGAAGAGTGA
- a CDS encoding type II toxin-antitoxin system RelE/ParE family toxin: MRYRLLPQAAVDLEDIGDYIASHSPNAAVRFVDAMERRWSLLGPHPFSGAPRDDIAPGIRHLVVGEYLTLYRVDHDAIEIVRVLHGRRKIEADDVNP, from the coding sequence GTGAGATATCGGCTGCTTCCTCAAGCGGCGGTCGATCTCGAAGACATCGGCGACTACATCGCCAGCCATAGTCCCAATGCCGCGGTCCGGTTCGTAGACGCCATGGAGAGGAGGTGGAGCTTGCTCGGCCCGCATCCTTTTTCAGGTGCTCCACGCGACGATATCGCGCCCGGTATCCGCCATCTGGTGGTTGGCGAATACCTTACCTTGTACCGGGTCGATCACGATGCGATCGAGATTGTCCGCGTATTACACGGTCGACGCAAGATCGAAGCGGATGATGTGAACCCGTGA
- the mraZ gene encoding division/cell wall cluster transcriptional repressor MraZ gives MDRFLSNTVSRIDAKGRVSVPAHFRAVVQKRGYSELYALRCLDLSAMDVGGLDLLDRYEQRIALEDPFLQTADDMSFFCHGDGTFLKLDQDGRITMTDFIREHTGISNEVAFVGRGNFFQVWEPGRLAAYGAQARARLLQLRQGTKPGERSE, from the coding sequence TTGGACCGGTTTCTGTCGAACACGGTGAGCAGGATCGATGCGAAGGGACGGGTGTCCGTTCCGGCGCATTTCCGCGCCGTGGTGCAGAAACGCGGCTATTCGGAACTCTACGCGCTGCGCTGCCTGGACCTCTCGGCGATGGATGTCGGTGGGCTCGACCTGCTCGACCGCTACGAGCAGCGGATCGCGCTGGAGGACCCTTTCCTGCAGACGGCGGACGACATGTCGTTCTTCTGCCATGGCGACGGGACGTTTCTGAAGCTGGACCAGGACGGCCGCATCACCATGACCGATTTCATCCGCGAGCATACGGGCATCTCGAACGAGGTGGCCTTTGTCGGCCGCGGCAATTTCTTTCAAGTCTGGGAGCCGGGACGGCTTGCCGCCTATGGGGCGCAGGCGCGGGCCAGGCTTTTGCAGCTTCGGCAGGGGACGAAGCCCGGGGAGCGATCGGAATGA